The Rhododendron vialii isolate Sample 1 chromosome 8a, ASM3025357v1 genome has a window encoding:
- the LOC131297970 gene encoding polygalacturonase 1 beta-like protein 2, with translation MERRITLVSHIPFLLFLFLSLSTVSRSVTSENPFTARASVIRYWNNHVSNSKQPLKPPPNFLLSKASPLSAVETAFFARLAAQKALSSHLSAFCSAANLFCLFDDAPMTTTLDKPNADADFALYNNKKFSNYGTSRVARADVFKNYSDGTLLFHL, from the exons ATGGAGAGAAGAATCACTCTCGTATCTCACATTCCCTTCCTCTTGTTCTTATTCCTCTCACTTTCCACT GTTTCACGATCCGTGACAAGCGAAAACCCGTTTACAGCCAGAGCCTCAGTCATCAGGTACTGGAACAACCACGTCTCCAACTCCAAACAGCCCCTAAAGCCACCCCCTAATTTCCTTTTATCAAAAGCATCCCCTCTCTCCGCCGTGGAAACGGCGTTTTTCGCAAGACTCGCCGCCCAGAAAGCACTGTCGTCCCACCTCTCCGCCTTCTGCTCCGCCGCCAACTTGTTCTGCCTCTTCGACGACGCCCCAATGACGACGACGTTGGACAAACCAAATGCCGACGCCGACTTCGCGTTGTACAACAACAAGAAGTTTTCCAACTACGGAACGTCGCGGGTCGCGCGCGCCGACGTGTTCAAGAACTACTCCGACGGTACTCTTTTGTTTCATTTGTAA
- the LOC131298723 gene encoding transcription factor bHLH162-like, with protein sequence MKKGYSIAHEKLDRKIVERNRRIHMKDLCFKLTSLIPPHHLNSSQGMQSRQHQLDEAGTYIKLLEKKVEELKARRAALAMGNHNGTDNDGNTSIRIELPVVELRECLGSSLEVVLITGLNKNFTISQAIGVFEDEGVEVVSASFSTVGDKVFHTLHAQVKVCRVGVDTAKVKDNHMPSVAGGYHDDILLK encoded by the exons ATGAAGAAGGGGTATAGTATTGCTCATGAAAAACTTGATCGGAAGATAGTAGAGAGGAATAGGAGAATCCACATGAAAGATCTCTGCTTCAAGCTCACTTCTCTCATCCCTCCCCACCATCTCAACTCCTctcag GGCATGCAATCGCGACAGCATCAGCTCGACGAGGCAGGAACGTACATTAAGCTATTGGAAAAAAAAGTGGAGGAACTGAAGGCAAGGAGGGCAGCACTGGCAATGGGCAACCACAACGGCACAGATAACGACGGTAATACCAGCATAAGAATCGAATTGCCGGTGGTCGAGTTGAGAGAATGTTTAGGTTCAAGTTTAGAAGTTGTTTTGATAACTGGGTTGAACAAGAACTTCACGATTTCTCAAGCCATTGGTGTGTTTGAGGATGAAGGAGTTGAGGTGGTGAGTGCTAGCTTTTCCACTGTGGGTGATAAGGTTTTTCATACTCTCCATGCTCAG GTGAAAGTTTGTAGAGTGGGTGTGGATACTGCGAAG GTTaaggacaatcatatgccatccGTTGCCGGGGGATATCACGATGATATTCTTCTGAAGTGA